A genomic region of Terriglobia bacterium contains the following coding sequences:
- a CDS encoding tetratricopeptide repeat protein, producing MNREKWAYLAGGVLLGALIGYGVFDFTKHPSASVSLERFVAAPPSEGAASTTGAPAASPAPSAAEVADLERVLHADPRNLGALKRLGNLMYDSGRWTESLDYYRRAIDLEPQDANVLTDAGICLRQLKRPDDALDYFRRAQAADPTHWQSLYNAAVVAGFDLGRFDTADEALRKLEKVNPGAPGLDRLRQDLAHAKSGRGAAS from the coding sequence GTGAATAGGGAGAAGTGGGCGTACCTGGCCGGCGGCGTCCTGCTCGGCGCGCTGATCGGATACGGGGTCTTCGATTTCACGAAGCACCCGTCGGCCAGCGTTTCCCTCGAACGCTTCGTTGCCGCACCGCCCTCGGAGGGCGCGGCATCCACCACCGGCGCTCCGGCCGCGAGCCCGGCCCCGTCGGCGGCGGAGGTCGCCGACCTGGAGCGCGTGCTCCACGCGGACCCCAGGAACCTGGGGGCGCTGAAGCGCCTCGGCAACCTGATGTACGACTCGGGACGGTGGACGGAGTCGCTCGACTATTACCGGCGGGCGATCGACCTCGAGCCGCAGGACGCGAACGTCCTCACCGACGCCGGGATCTGCCTCCGGCAGCTCAAGCGGCCCGACGATGCGCTCGATTACTTCCGCCGTGCGCAAGCGGCGGATCCGACGCACTGGCAGTCGCTGTACAACGCGGCCGTGGTCGCCGGGTTCGATCTCGGCCGGTTCGACACCGCCGACGAGGCGCTACGGAAGCTCGAGAAGGTCAATCCCGGAGCGCCTGGCCTCGACAGGCTCCGCCAGGACCTGGCGCACGCGAAGTCCGGGCGGGGAGCGGCCTCGTGA